One segment of Mugil cephalus isolate CIBA_MC_2020 chromosome 14, CIBA_Mcephalus_1.1, whole genome shotgun sequence DNA contains the following:
- the LOC125019961 gene encoding lamin-A-like isoform X1, whose translation MLQHLAFTEVSGDGSEMATPKNTPRGANAAVSPNRITRLQEKEDLCNLNDRLATYIDKVRSLEVENAGLRLRITESETEVSRELTGLKAAYETELADARQTLDSVAKERARLQLELGKVKEDYKELKARNTKKESELAGALQRLKDLEALLNSKDATLTTALGEKRNLEVENRDLKAQVAKLDTTLGDARKQLQDEMLRRVDGENRIQTLKEELDFQKNLHSEELREVKRRHESRMVELDNGHQQDFESKLAEALVEMRNQHELQIKMYKEEVEKTYNTKLENARMSADRSSHLVGATHEELQQTRMRLESTSAQLSQLQKQLAAREAKVRDLEDALSRERDTTRRMLGEKDREMAEMRQQMQQQLDEYQELLDVKLALDMEICAYRKLLEGEEERLRLSPSPPPTRVTGSRSSTSAAHSRSINCSAQGSPLKRRRPNDTDSEASFSGAVARTRITQQASASGRCTVDEVDLDGKYVKLSNKSDEDQNLGNWQVRRQVGSGAAISFKFPAKFTLKAGQRVTIWASNAGRTHNPPSDLVWKTQASWGTGDLFQTTLISANGEEMAMRKVTRTQFEEDDDDMQVAHSTCGDSEYNLRSRTVVCGSCGLPSDKSSNCSVSSVSRSFRSGGISEGLLPHSYVISTSTPRKTGGRMETCPIM comes from the exons ATGCTGCAACATCTCGCTTTCACCGAGGTCTCTGGGGATGGCAG TGAAATGGCAACTCCCAAGAACACACCCCGAGGTGCGAACGCCGCGGTGTCCCCCAACCGCATCACCCGGctccaggagaaggaggacCTGTGCAACCTCAACGACCGCCTGGCCACCTACATCGACAAGGTCCGCTCCCTGGAGGTGGAGAACGCCGGCCTGCGCCTCCGCATCACCGAGTCCGAGACCGAGGTGAGCCGGGAGCTGACGGGCCTGAAGGCCGCGTACGAGACGGAGCTGGCCGATGCCCGTCAGACCCTGGACTCGGTGGCCAAAGAGAGGGCCCGTCTGCAGCTGGAGCTGGGCAAGGTGAAGGAGGACTACAAGGAGCTGAAAGCCAG GAACACCAAGAAGGAGTCGGAGTTGGCAGGAGCCCTGCAGAGGCTCAAAGACCTGGAGGCTCTGCTGAACTCGAAGGACGCTACGCTGACCACGGCTCTGGGAGAGAAGCGCAACCTCGAGGTCGAAAACAGGGACCTGAAGGCGCAGGTCGCCAAG CTGGACACCACCCTGGGCGATGCCAGGAAGCAGCTGCAGGACGAGATGCTGAGGAGAGTGGACGGAGAGAATCGCATCCAGACTCTCAAAGAGGAGCTGGACTTTCAGAAGAACCTCCACTCTGAG GAGCTGCGGGAGGTAAAGAGGCGTCACGAGTCCCGCATGGTCGAGCTGGATAACGGCCACCAGCAGGACTTTGAAAGCAAACTGGCGGAAGCGTTGGTGGAGATGCGCAACCAGCACGAACTGCAGATTAAAATGTACAAGGAAGAGGTCGAGAAAACCTACAACACCAAG CTGGAAAACGCTCGTATGTCGGCGGACAGGAGCAGCCACTTGGTGGGAGCCACTCACGAGGAGCTCCAGCAGACCCGAATGCGCCTGGAGTCGACGTCGGCTCAGCTCAGCCAGCTGCAGAAACAG TTGGCGGCCCGCGAGGCGAAGGTGAGGGACCTGGAGGACGCTCTGTCCCGGGAGCGAGACACCACGCGCCGCATGCTGGGAGAGAAAGACCGAGAAATGGCAGAGATGaggcagcagatgcagcagcagctggatgaGTATCAGGAGCTGCTGGATGTGAAGCTGGCCCTGGACATGGAGATCTGCGCCTACAGGAAGCtgctggagggagaggaggaaaggctGCGTCTGTCCCccagcccccctcccaccaGAGTGACAGGAAGTCGCTCCTCTACGTCGGCGGCTCACTCTCGATCGATCAACTGCAGCGCTCAGGGCTCCCCCCTGAAGAGGCGCCGCCCCAACGACACGGACAGCGAGGCCAGCTTCTCCGGAGCCGTGGCCCGCACCCGCATCACCCAGCAGGCCTCGGCCAGCGGGAGGTGCACGGTGGACGAGGTGGACCTGGACGGGAAGTACGTGAAACTCAGCAACAAATCAGACGAG GACCAAAACCTGGGGAACTGGCAGGTGAGGCGTCAGGTGGGATCCGGAGCTGCCATCAGCTTCAAGTTCCCGGCTAAATTCACCTTGAAGGCCGGTCAGAGAGTCACG ATCTGGGCCTCTAACGCTGGTCGAACCCACAATCCTCCCTCTGACCTGGTGTGGAAGACTCAGGCCAGCTGGGGCACCGGGGACCTGTTCCAGACCACTCTGATCAGCGCCAACGGAGAG gaaatggcGATGAGGAAGGTGACCCGCACTCAGtttgaagaagatgatgatgatatg CAGGTGGCTCACAGCACCTGTGGGGACAGCGAGTACAACCTGCGGAGCCGGACAGTCGTGTGCGGCTCGTGTGGACTTCCTTCGGACAAATCCAGCAACTGCTCCGTGTCCTCCGTCTCCCGCTCCTTCCGCAGCGGAGGCATCTCCGAGGGTTTACTGCCGCACTCCTACGTCATCAGCACGAGCACACCTCGCAAG actgGAGGCAGAATGGAGACCTGTCCAATCATGTGA
- the LOC125019961 gene encoding lamin-A-like isoform X2 has translation MLQHLAFTEVSGDGSEMATPKNTPRGANAAVSPNRITRLQEKEDLCNLNDRLATYIDKVRSLEVENAGLRLRITESETEVSRELTGLKAAYETELADARQTLDSVAKERARLQLELGKVKEDYKELKARNTKKESELAGALQRLKDLEALLNSKDATLTTALGEKRNLEVENRDLKAQVAKLDTTLGDARKQLQDEMLRRVDGENRIQTLKEELDFQKNLHSEELREVKRRHESRMVELDNGHQQDFESKLAEALVEMRNQHELQIKMYKEEVEKTYNTKLENARMSADRSSHLVGATHEELQQTRMRLESTSAQLSQLQKQLAAREAKVRDLEDALSRERDTTRRMLGEKDREMAEMRQQMQQQLDEYQELLDVKLALDMEICAYRKLLEGEEERLRLSPSPPPTRVTGSRSSTSAAHSRSINCSAQGSPLKRRRPNDTDSEASFSGAVARTRITQQASASGRCTVDEVDLDGKYVKLSNKSDEDQNLGNWQVRRQVGSGAAISFKFPAKFTLKAGQRVTIWASNAGRTHNPPSDLVWKTQASWGTGDLFQTTLISANGEEMAMRKVTRTQFEEDDDDMVAHSTCGDSEYNLRSRTVVCGSCGLPSDKSSNCSVSSVSRSFRSGGISEGLLPHSYVISTSTPRKTGGRMETCPIM, from the exons ATGCTGCAACATCTCGCTTTCACCGAGGTCTCTGGGGATGGCAG TGAAATGGCAACTCCCAAGAACACACCCCGAGGTGCGAACGCCGCGGTGTCCCCCAACCGCATCACCCGGctccaggagaaggaggacCTGTGCAACCTCAACGACCGCCTGGCCACCTACATCGACAAGGTCCGCTCCCTGGAGGTGGAGAACGCCGGCCTGCGCCTCCGCATCACCGAGTCCGAGACCGAGGTGAGCCGGGAGCTGACGGGCCTGAAGGCCGCGTACGAGACGGAGCTGGCCGATGCCCGTCAGACCCTGGACTCGGTGGCCAAAGAGAGGGCCCGTCTGCAGCTGGAGCTGGGCAAGGTGAAGGAGGACTACAAGGAGCTGAAAGCCAG GAACACCAAGAAGGAGTCGGAGTTGGCAGGAGCCCTGCAGAGGCTCAAAGACCTGGAGGCTCTGCTGAACTCGAAGGACGCTACGCTGACCACGGCTCTGGGAGAGAAGCGCAACCTCGAGGTCGAAAACAGGGACCTGAAGGCGCAGGTCGCCAAG CTGGACACCACCCTGGGCGATGCCAGGAAGCAGCTGCAGGACGAGATGCTGAGGAGAGTGGACGGAGAGAATCGCATCCAGACTCTCAAAGAGGAGCTGGACTTTCAGAAGAACCTCCACTCTGAG GAGCTGCGGGAGGTAAAGAGGCGTCACGAGTCCCGCATGGTCGAGCTGGATAACGGCCACCAGCAGGACTTTGAAAGCAAACTGGCGGAAGCGTTGGTGGAGATGCGCAACCAGCACGAACTGCAGATTAAAATGTACAAGGAAGAGGTCGAGAAAACCTACAACACCAAG CTGGAAAACGCTCGTATGTCGGCGGACAGGAGCAGCCACTTGGTGGGAGCCACTCACGAGGAGCTCCAGCAGACCCGAATGCGCCTGGAGTCGACGTCGGCTCAGCTCAGCCAGCTGCAGAAACAG TTGGCGGCCCGCGAGGCGAAGGTGAGGGACCTGGAGGACGCTCTGTCCCGGGAGCGAGACACCACGCGCCGCATGCTGGGAGAGAAAGACCGAGAAATGGCAGAGATGaggcagcagatgcagcagcagctggatgaGTATCAGGAGCTGCTGGATGTGAAGCTGGCCCTGGACATGGAGATCTGCGCCTACAGGAAGCtgctggagggagaggaggaaaggctGCGTCTGTCCCccagcccccctcccaccaGAGTGACAGGAAGTCGCTCCTCTACGTCGGCGGCTCACTCTCGATCGATCAACTGCAGCGCTCAGGGCTCCCCCCTGAAGAGGCGCCGCCCCAACGACACGGACAGCGAGGCCAGCTTCTCCGGAGCCGTGGCCCGCACCCGCATCACCCAGCAGGCCTCGGCCAGCGGGAGGTGCACGGTGGACGAGGTGGACCTGGACGGGAAGTACGTGAAACTCAGCAACAAATCAGACGAG GACCAAAACCTGGGGAACTGGCAGGTGAGGCGTCAGGTGGGATCCGGAGCTGCCATCAGCTTCAAGTTCCCGGCTAAATTCACCTTGAAGGCCGGTCAGAGAGTCACG ATCTGGGCCTCTAACGCTGGTCGAACCCACAATCCTCCCTCTGACCTGGTGTGGAAGACTCAGGCCAGCTGGGGCACCGGGGACCTGTTCCAGACCACTCTGATCAGCGCCAACGGAGAG gaaatggcGATGAGGAAGGTGACCCGCACTCAGtttgaagaagatgatgatgatatg GTGGCTCACAGCACCTGTGGGGACAGCGAGTACAACCTGCGGAGCCGGACAGTCGTGTGCGGCTCGTGTGGACTTCCTTCGGACAAATCCAGCAACTGCTCCGTGTCCTCCGTCTCCCGCTCCTTCCGCAGCGGAGGCATCTCCGAGGGTTTACTGCCGCACTCCTACGTCATCAGCACGAGCACACCTCGCAAG actgGAGGCAGAATGGAGACCTGTCCAATCATGTGA
- the LOC125019961 gene encoding lamin-A-like isoform X3, producing MSSEMATPKNTPRGANAAVSPNRITRLQEKEDLCNLNDRLATYIDKVRSLEVENAGLRLRITESETEVSRELTGLKAAYETELADARQTLDSVAKERARLQLELGKVKEDYKELKARNTKKESELAGALQRLKDLEALLNSKDATLTTALGEKRNLEVENRDLKAQVAKLDTTLGDARKQLQDEMLRRVDGENRIQTLKEELDFQKNLHSEELREVKRRHESRMVELDNGHQQDFESKLAEALVEMRNQHELQIKMYKEEVEKTYNTKLENARMSADRSSHLVGATHEELQQTRMRLESTSAQLSQLQKQLAAREAKVRDLEDALSRERDTTRRMLGEKDREMAEMRQQMQQQLDEYQELLDVKLALDMEICAYRKLLEGEEERLRLSPSPPPTRVTGSRSSTSAAHSRSINCSAQGSPLKRRRPNDTDSEASFSGAVARTRITQQASASGRCTVDEVDLDGKYVKLSNKSDEDQNLGNWQVRRQVGSGAAISFKFPAKFTLKAGQRVTIWASNAGRTHNPPSDLVWKTQASWGTGDLFQTTLISANGEEMAMRKVTRTQFEEDDDDMQVAHSTCGDSEYNLRSRTVVCGSCGLPSDKSSNCSVSSVSRSFRSGGISEGLLPHSYVISTSTPRKTGGRMETCPIM from the exons ATGTCGAG TGAAATGGCAACTCCCAAGAACACACCCCGAGGTGCGAACGCCGCGGTGTCCCCCAACCGCATCACCCGGctccaggagaaggaggacCTGTGCAACCTCAACGACCGCCTGGCCACCTACATCGACAAGGTCCGCTCCCTGGAGGTGGAGAACGCCGGCCTGCGCCTCCGCATCACCGAGTCCGAGACCGAGGTGAGCCGGGAGCTGACGGGCCTGAAGGCCGCGTACGAGACGGAGCTGGCCGATGCCCGTCAGACCCTGGACTCGGTGGCCAAAGAGAGGGCCCGTCTGCAGCTGGAGCTGGGCAAGGTGAAGGAGGACTACAAGGAGCTGAAAGCCAG GAACACCAAGAAGGAGTCGGAGTTGGCAGGAGCCCTGCAGAGGCTCAAAGACCTGGAGGCTCTGCTGAACTCGAAGGACGCTACGCTGACCACGGCTCTGGGAGAGAAGCGCAACCTCGAGGTCGAAAACAGGGACCTGAAGGCGCAGGTCGCCAAG CTGGACACCACCCTGGGCGATGCCAGGAAGCAGCTGCAGGACGAGATGCTGAGGAGAGTGGACGGAGAGAATCGCATCCAGACTCTCAAAGAGGAGCTGGACTTTCAGAAGAACCTCCACTCTGAG GAGCTGCGGGAGGTAAAGAGGCGTCACGAGTCCCGCATGGTCGAGCTGGATAACGGCCACCAGCAGGACTTTGAAAGCAAACTGGCGGAAGCGTTGGTGGAGATGCGCAACCAGCACGAACTGCAGATTAAAATGTACAAGGAAGAGGTCGAGAAAACCTACAACACCAAG CTGGAAAACGCTCGTATGTCGGCGGACAGGAGCAGCCACTTGGTGGGAGCCACTCACGAGGAGCTCCAGCAGACCCGAATGCGCCTGGAGTCGACGTCGGCTCAGCTCAGCCAGCTGCAGAAACAG TTGGCGGCCCGCGAGGCGAAGGTGAGGGACCTGGAGGACGCTCTGTCCCGGGAGCGAGACACCACGCGCCGCATGCTGGGAGAGAAAGACCGAGAAATGGCAGAGATGaggcagcagatgcagcagcagctggatgaGTATCAGGAGCTGCTGGATGTGAAGCTGGCCCTGGACATGGAGATCTGCGCCTACAGGAAGCtgctggagggagaggaggaaaggctGCGTCTGTCCCccagcccccctcccaccaGAGTGACAGGAAGTCGCTCCTCTACGTCGGCGGCTCACTCTCGATCGATCAACTGCAGCGCTCAGGGCTCCCCCCTGAAGAGGCGCCGCCCCAACGACACGGACAGCGAGGCCAGCTTCTCCGGAGCCGTGGCCCGCACCCGCATCACCCAGCAGGCCTCGGCCAGCGGGAGGTGCACGGTGGACGAGGTGGACCTGGACGGGAAGTACGTGAAACTCAGCAACAAATCAGACGAG GACCAAAACCTGGGGAACTGGCAGGTGAGGCGTCAGGTGGGATCCGGAGCTGCCATCAGCTTCAAGTTCCCGGCTAAATTCACCTTGAAGGCCGGTCAGAGAGTCACG ATCTGGGCCTCTAACGCTGGTCGAACCCACAATCCTCCCTCTGACCTGGTGTGGAAGACTCAGGCCAGCTGGGGCACCGGGGACCTGTTCCAGACCACTCTGATCAGCGCCAACGGAGAG gaaatggcGATGAGGAAGGTGACCCGCACTCAGtttgaagaagatgatgatgatatg CAGGTGGCTCACAGCACCTGTGGGGACAGCGAGTACAACCTGCGGAGCCGGACAGTCGTGTGCGGCTCGTGTGGACTTCCTTCGGACAAATCCAGCAACTGCTCCGTGTCCTCCGTCTCCCGCTCCTTCCGCAGCGGAGGCATCTCCGAGGGTTTACTGCCGCACTCCTACGTCATCAGCACGAGCACACCTCGCAAG actgGAGGCAGAATGGAGACCTGTCCAATCATGTGA
- the LOC125019961 gene encoding lamin-A-like isoform X4 has protein sequence MATPKNTPRGANAAVSPNRITRLQEKEDLCNLNDRLATYIDKVRSLEVENAGLRLRITESETEVSRELTGLKAAYETELADARQTLDSVAKERARLQLELGKVKEDYKELKARNTKKESELAGALQRLKDLEALLNSKDATLTTALGEKRNLEVENRDLKAQVAKLDTTLGDARKQLQDEMLRRVDGENRIQTLKEELDFQKNLHSEELREVKRRHESRMVELDNGHQQDFESKLAEALVEMRNQHELQIKMYKEEVEKTYNTKLENARMSADRSSHLVGATHEELQQTRMRLESTSAQLSQLQKQLAAREAKVRDLEDALSRERDTTRRMLGEKDREMAEMRQQMQQQLDEYQELLDVKLALDMEICAYRKLLEGEEERLRLSPSPPPTRVTGSRSSTSAAHSRSINCSAQGSPLKRRRPNDTDSEASFSGAVARTRITQQASASGRCTVDEVDLDGKYVKLSNKSDEDQNLGNWQVRRQVGSGAAISFKFPAKFTLKAGQRVTIWASNAGRTHNPPSDLVWKTQASWGTGDLFQTTLISANGEEMAMRKVTRTQFEEDDDDMQVAHSTCGDSEYNLRSRTVVCGSCGLPSDKSSNCSVSSVSRSFRSGGISEGLLPHSYVISTSTPRKTGGRMETCPIM, from the exons ATGGCAACTCCCAAGAACACACCCCGAGGTGCGAACGCCGCGGTGTCCCCCAACCGCATCACCCGGctccaggagaaggaggacCTGTGCAACCTCAACGACCGCCTGGCCACCTACATCGACAAGGTCCGCTCCCTGGAGGTGGAGAACGCCGGCCTGCGCCTCCGCATCACCGAGTCCGAGACCGAGGTGAGCCGGGAGCTGACGGGCCTGAAGGCCGCGTACGAGACGGAGCTGGCCGATGCCCGTCAGACCCTGGACTCGGTGGCCAAAGAGAGGGCCCGTCTGCAGCTGGAGCTGGGCAAGGTGAAGGAGGACTACAAGGAGCTGAAAGCCAG GAACACCAAGAAGGAGTCGGAGTTGGCAGGAGCCCTGCAGAGGCTCAAAGACCTGGAGGCTCTGCTGAACTCGAAGGACGCTACGCTGACCACGGCTCTGGGAGAGAAGCGCAACCTCGAGGTCGAAAACAGGGACCTGAAGGCGCAGGTCGCCAAG CTGGACACCACCCTGGGCGATGCCAGGAAGCAGCTGCAGGACGAGATGCTGAGGAGAGTGGACGGAGAGAATCGCATCCAGACTCTCAAAGAGGAGCTGGACTTTCAGAAGAACCTCCACTCTGAG GAGCTGCGGGAGGTAAAGAGGCGTCACGAGTCCCGCATGGTCGAGCTGGATAACGGCCACCAGCAGGACTTTGAAAGCAAACTGGCGGAAGCGTTGGTGGAGATGCGCAACCAGCACGAACTGCAGATTAAAATGTACAAGGAAGAGGTCGAGAAAACCTACAACACCAAG CTGGAAAACGCTCGTATGTCGGCGGACAGGAGCAGCCACTTGGTGGGAGCCACTCACGAGGAGCTCCAGCAGACCCGAATGCGCCTGGAGTCGACGTCGGCTCAGCTCAGCCAGCTGCAGAAACAG TTGGCGGCCCGCGAGGCGAAGGTGAGGGACCTGGAGGACGCTCTGTCCCGGGAGCGAGACACCACGCGCCGCATGCTGGGAGAGAAAGACCGAGAAATGGCAGAGATGaggcagcagatgcagcagcagctggatgaGTATCAGGAGCTGCTGGATGTGAAGCTGGCCCTGGACATGGAGATCTGCGCCTACAGGAAGCtgctggagggagaggaggaaaggctGCGTCTGTCCCccagcccccctcccaccaGAGTGACAGGAAGTCGCTCCTCTACGTCGGCGGCTCACTCTCGATCGATCAACTGCAGCGCTCAGGGCTCCCCCCTGAAGAGGCGCCGCCCCAACGACACGGACAGCGAGGCCAGCTTCTCCGGAGCCGTGGCCCGCACCCGCATCACCCAGCAGGCCTCGGCCAGCGGGAGGTGCACGGTGGACGAGGTGGACCTGGACGGGAAGTACGTGAAACTCAGCAACAAATCAGACGAG GACCAAAACCTGGGGAACTGGCAGGTGAGGCGTCAGGTGGGATCCGGAGCTGCCATCAGCTTCAAGTTCCCGGCTAAATTCACCTTGAAGGCCGGTCAGAGAGTCACG ATCTGGGCCTCTAACGCTGGTCGAACCCACAATCCTCCCTCTGACCTGGTGTGGAAGACTCAGGCCAGCTGGGGCACCGGGGACCTGTTCCAGACCACTCTGATCAGCGCCAACGGAGAG gaaatggcGATGAGGAAGGTGACCCGCACTCAGtttgaagaagatgatgatgatatg CAGGTGGCTCACAGCACCTGTGGGGACAGCGAGTACAACCTGCGGAGCCGGACAGTCGTGTGCGGCTCGTGTGGACTTCCTTCGGACAAATCCAGCAACTGCTCCGTGTCCTCCGTCTCCCGCTCCTTCCGCAGCGGAGGCATCTCCGAGGGTTTACTGCCGCACTCCTACGTCATCAGCACGAGCACACCTCGCAAG actgGAGGCAGAATGGAGACCTGTCCAATCATGTGA
- the naxe gene encoding NAD(P)H-hydrate epimerase yields MLSVRALFGIGFLVTSRAAAALAQTGTCPLSSAADVHKHNCIGSRPASTMAQTIKYLGQEEAQHIDEELFSEYGFSVDQLMELAGLSCATAITRAYPLTSLVKARPSLLVICGPGNNGGDGLVCARHLKLFGYEPAILYPKRPNKPLFQGLTTQCEKMEIPFLTEMPEAKMIDEAYNVVIDAIFGFSFKGAVREPFGSILNVLKKTTVPVASIDIPSGWDVEQGSPDGLQPDMLISLTAPKKSAASFRGRYHFLGGRFVPPGLERKYQLNLPQYPGTDCVLQL; encoded by the exons ATGTTGAGCGTTCGGGCTCTGTTTGGGATCGGCTTCCTGGTGACCTCGCGAGCAGCAGCCGCCCTCGCTCAGACGGGGACATGTCCGCTGTCCTCCGCCGCTGACGTCCACAAACACAACTGTATCGGCAGCAGACCGGCGTCCACCATGGCCCAGACCATCAAGTACCTGGG GCAGGAGGAGGCCCAGCACATCGACGAGGAGCTGTTCAGCGAGTACGGCTTCAGTGTGGATCAGCTGATGGAGCTGGCAGGACTCAGCTGTGCCACGGCCATCACACGG gCATATCCACTTACATCCCTGGTGAAGGCCAGACCTTCTCTGCTGGTGATCTGTGGACCCGGAAACAACGGGGGCGACGGCCTCGTCTGCGCCCGTCACCTCAAACTCTTT GGATACGAGCCCGCCATCTTGTACCCGAAGAGGCCGAACAAGCCGCTGTTCCAAGGCCTGACCACCCAGTGTGAGAAGATGGAGATCCCCTTCCTGACTGAGATGCCTGAG GCTAAAATGATTGATGAGGCTTACAACGTGGTGATAGACGCCATCTTTGGCTTCAGCTTCAAGGGGGCGGTGCGGGAGCCTTTTGGCTCCATCCTGAACGTGCTGAAGAAGACCACCGTCCCCGTAGCCAGCATCGACATCCCCTCAG GTTGGGACGTGGAGCAGGGCAGCCCGGACGGACTCCAGCCCGACATGCTCATCTCTCTCACGGCTCCGAAGAAATCGGCCGCCTCGTTCAGAGGACGGTACCACTTCCTGGGGGGGCGCTTCGTGCCGCCCGGCTTGGAGAGGAAGTACCAGCTCAACCTGCCTCAGTACCCCGGCACAGACTGTGTGTTACAGCTGTAG